Proteins found in one Brachypodium distachyon strain Bd21 chromosome 5, Brachypodium_distachyon_v3.0, whole genome shotgun sequence genomic segment:
- the LOC100825377 gene encoding dof zinc finger protein DOF1.7: MAPDAAATGKLPDQAPPLLAQGDHHQAGAGNGNGKQQQLVECPRCGSGNTKFCYYNNYSTAQPRHFCRACRRYWTHGGSLRNVPVGGACRRRDAAASGNANKRRRASSSDSGYPSSSSAEPPSSAAQDQLPPPALTFPFLSDGTAFFLPPPPQYDISLGAGSAAAAFSWPLYDGGLGAAPWDDGTLSGAAAGAATGAWGNVDEFTGLDLSWPPASGN, translated from the exons ATGGCTCCCGATGCAGCAGCCACCGGCAAGCTCCCTGATCAGgccccgccgctgctcgcgcag GGAGATCATCATCAGGCCGGCGCCGGGAACGGCAacggcaagcagcagcagctggtggAGTGCCCGCGGTGCGGTTCGGGGAACACAAAGTTCTGCTACTACAACAACTACAGCACCGCGCAGCCGCGCCACTTCTGCCGCGCCTGCCGACGCTACTGGACCCACGGCGGATCCCTCCGCAACGTCCCCGTCGGCGGCGCATGCCGACGCCGAGATGCCGCCGCCTCTGGCAACGCCAACAAGCGCCGCAGGGCCAGCTCCTCTGACTCCGGCTacccgtcgtcgtcctccgccGAGCCGCCATCGTCCGCGGCGCAGGACCAGCTCCCGCCGCCAGCCTTAACGTTCCCGTTCCTCAGCGACGGCACCGCTTTCTTcttaccgccgccgccgcagtacGATATCAGCCTCGGCGCTGGCTCCGCTGCGGCGGCGTTCTCGTGGCCGCTCTACGAcggcgggctcggggcggcgccgtgggatGATGGCACGCTCTccggcgctgccgccggtgcGGCGACGGGAGCGTGGGGGAACGTCGACGAGTTCACTGGCCTCGACCTCAGCTGGCCGCCAGCGTCCGGCAACTGA
- the LOC100841789 gene encoding WD repeat-containing protein 44 encodes MPEAATVDPAGEGVEGEDEFYESLDRILSSSCSSTSASDDDAASDVHRRRRSRGNNHHQHAADSAYDVWISEPTSVEERRRLLLNRLGLSPSGSLQPYSPRLSSPPSPPPRSPSPPASPLLPLPPPAVEEPRSAAHGKPPLARNPSGGGGEQCRIRNLDDGTEFELAEVHEEVVREVGTGRQLTLEEFEFCVGRSPIVHELMRRATTATSSSASDNAAPASKPRRKPGGWLRGIRHLAGSVAYGRRSTDVRDKEKERKEREARRLSSATDDSLDGNGGSRNAGRVRVRQYGKACKELTGMFMTQELAAHSGSVWCINFSLDGRYLASAGEDRVIHVWGVSEGERKGELLGEGTVTRESGGGSSPFVAVVGNGSPEVATLALNSADKGYVEKKRRPRVQSSRKSVGSDHLVVPECVFGFREKPVCSLLGHAADVLDLSWSKSQYLLSSSMDKTVKLWDITTSTCLKTFSHTDYVTCIQFNPVDDNFFISGSLDEKVRIWNVHDRKIEDWNDLHEMVTAACYSPDGQVAMVGSHKGSCHLFDTTEKKLQYKSQIDLRIRKKKSGQKKITGFQFAPGSSLEVLITSADSRIRVVNGDELVHKFKGFRNTSSQISASVAPNGKYVVCASEDSHVYVWRHDNSSHPSRSRSSVDVTNSYEHFHCHDVTVAITWPGAEARGSFGSRSSRHSDSDVAVNPAPEAPVENNEQEANGTANTYTENPVCEGGASTSSHPVEAVSPSWLDEKLPSAKSSPGQGSSDLCIGAMDVQRRSAWGLVIVTAGRGGEIRVFQNFGFPVQV; translated from the exons AtgccggaggcggcgacggtggaTCCGGCGGGGGAGGGTGTGGAGGGGGAGGATGAGTTCTACGAGTCGCTGGATCGgatcctctcctcctcctgctcctccacctccgcctccgacgacgacgctgCCAGCGacgtccaccgccgccgccgctctcgcgGGAACAACCACCATCAGCACGCGGCCGACTCCGCGTACGACGTCTGGATCTCCGAGCCCACGTCCGTGGAGGAGCGACGCCGGCTCCTGCTCAACCGCCTCGGCCTCTCCCCCTCCGGGTCCCTGCAGCCCTACTCCCCACgcctctcctcccctccttcgccgccgccgcgttccCCTTCTCCCCCCGCCTCGCCACTgctgcccctgccgccgcctgcgGTGGAGGAGCCGAGATCCGCCGCGCATGGGAAGCCGCCGCTGGCGCGGAAcccgagcggcggcggcggggagcaaTGCCGGATCCGGAACCTGGACGACGGAACCGAGTTCGAGCTTGCGGAGGTGCACGAGGAGGTCGTCCGGGAGGTCGGCACCGGCCGGCAGCTCACCCTCGAGGAGTTCGAGTTCTGCGTCGGCCGCTCCCCGATCGTCCACGAACTCATGCGCCGGGCGACCACCGcgacgtcctcctccgcctccgacaACGCCGCCCCAGCTTCGAAACCCCGCAGGAAGCCTGGAGGGTGGCTGCGCGGCATCAGACACCTGGCTGGCAGTGTCGCCTACGGGCGCCGCAGCACCGACGTTAGggacaaggagaaggagaggaaagAGCGGGAAGCGCGGCGCCTGAGCTCCGCCACCGACGACAGTCTGGACGGCAACGGCGGGTCGCGCAATGCTGGGAGGGTCAGGGTGCGGCAGTATGGCAAGGCGTGCAAGGAACTCACCGGAATGTTCATGACACAGGAATTGGCTGCCCACTCTGGCTCTGTGTGGTGCATCAACTTCAGCTTGGATGGACGATACCTTGCGAGCGCCGGGGAGGACCGTGTGATCCATGTGTGGGGGGTCTCGGAGGGCGAGAGAAAGGGGGAGTTGCTTGGGGAAGGTACAGTCACAAGGGAGAGTGGCGGTGGCTCCAGCCCGTTTGTTGCAGTTGTTGGGAATGGGTCGCCGGAGGTGGCAACATTGGCACTGAACTCTGCAGACAAGGGATATgtcgagaagaagaggagaccAAGGGTGCAAAGCAGCCGGAAGTCCGTTGGTTCTGATCATCTAGTTGTGCCTGAGTGTGTGTTTGGGTTCAGAGAAAAGCCAGTTTGCTCGCTCCTGGGGCACGCTGCTGACGTTCTTGATCTATCGTGGTCCAAATCTCAG TACTTGCTTTCATCCTCAATGGACAAAACTGTTAAGCTGTGGGACATTACCACAAGTACCTGTTTGAAGACATTCTCACACACAGACTATG TCACTTGCATTCAGTTCAATCCTGTAGATGATAACTTCTTCATTAGTGGGTCACTGGATGAGAAAGTTCGCATTTGGAATGTCCATGATCGGAAGATTGAGGATTGGAACGATCTTCATGAGATGGTTACTGCTGCATGTTATTCACCTGATGGACAG GTTGCAATGGTAGGATCTCACAAGGGAAGCTGCCATTTATTTGATACAACTG AAAAGAAGCTTCAGTACAAAAGTCAGATAGATTTGAGaatcagaaaaaagaagtctGGCCAGAAGAAGATAACTGGCTTCCAG TTTGCTCCAGGAAGCTCCTTGGAAGTCTTGATTACTTCTGCAGATTCAAGGATCCGTGTTGTTAATGGCGATGAGCTTGTCCACAAATTTAAAG GATTCCGCAATACAAGTAGCCAAATCTCAGCTTCTGTAGCTCCAAATGGGAAATATGTAGTCTGTGCCAGTGAGGACTCTCATGTGTATGTCTGGAGACATGACAATAGTTCCCATCCGAGCAGAAGCAGGAGCTCAGTTGATGTAACCAACTCATATGAACATTTTCACTGTCATGATGTAACTGTGGCTATCACATGGCCTGGTGCTGAAGCCCGCGGATCGTTTGGGTCTCGTAGCAGCAGACACAGTGATTCGGATGTTGCAGTGAACCCTGCCCCTGAAGCCCCTGTAGAAAACAATGAGCAAGAAGCGAATGGAACTGCTAACACGTACACCGAGAACCCAGTTTGCGAAGGTGGTGCAAGCACAAGCAGTCATCCAGTAGAGGCAGTATCCCCATCCTGGCTAGACGAGAAATTACCGTCTGCCAAGAGCAGTCCCGGTCAAGGCTCATCCGATCTTTGCATTGGAGCTATGGATGTGCAGCGCCGGTCCGCGTGGGGTCTGGTGATTGTCACGGCTGGACGGGGAGGCGAAATCAGGGTGTTCCAGAATTTCGGCTTCCCAGTCCAAGTGTAA
- the LOC100825685 gene encoding probable N-acetylglucosaminyl-phosphatidylinositol de-N-acetylase, protein MAWIWMVAVPGAVLLWAVSLGRILSSPAPYCLPASARFLPPLRGDRRSRHVLLVLAHPDDESMFFTPTILFLKSKGHNVHILCVSLGNADGLGNIRKEELFKACATLNIPAEQVKVLDHQKLQDGFHEKWDHGLLVELTMEQIQLWDIDTIVTFDSCGVSGHPNHRDVYHGVSKLLHENQQGNIEAWELVSLNIFRKYSGPVDIWLSSLTSSSSKQPTYCVVNCSPSRTFEAMAAHRSQWVWFRRLFVRLSSYTYINMLRKI, encoded by the exons ATGGCGTGGATCTGGATGGTCGCGGTGCCCGGAGCCGTGCTCCTGTGGGCGGTTTCTCTGGGGCGgatcctctcctcccccgcgCCCTACTGCCTGCCTGCAAGCGCTCGCTTCCTGCCCCCTCTCCGCGGTGACAGGAGGAGCAGGCACGTGCTCCTGGTCCTCGCCCACCCCGACGACGAGTCCAT GTTTTTCACTCCGACTATTCTTTTCCTCAAGTCAAAAGGTCACAACGTTCACATTTTGTGCGTGTCTCTGG GTAATGCTGATGGTCTTGGAAATATTCGTAAAGAAGAACTCTTCAAAGCCTGTGCTACTCTTAAT ATTCCAGCTGAGCAAGTTAAAGTTTTGGACCATCAAAAGTTGCag GATGGATTCCACGAGAAATGGGATCATGGACTATTAGTAGAACTTACCATGGAGCAGATCCAACTATGGGATATCGACACG ATCGTGACCTTTGATTCCTGTGGAGTATCAGGTCATCCGAATCACCGTGATGTTTATCATGGCGTAAG CAAGCTTCTTCATGAGAACCAGCAAGGAAACATTGAAGCATGGGAACTT GTAAGCCTGAACATTTTCCGCAAATACAGTGGTCCAGTTGACATCTGGCTATCTTCATTGACCTCCTCAAGCTCGAAGCAACCAACGTATTGTGTAGTTAACTGTAGCCCATCCCGAACCTTTGAGGCAATGGCTGCACACAGAAGTCAGTGGGTTTG GTTCAGGAGATTGTTCGTGAGGCTCTCAAgttacacatacataaacatgcTCCGAAAAATCTAG
- the LOC100842088 gene encoding probable polyol transporter 4, protein MGLPGAAAAVGTAPGFLGMKSGSRYVRMDDVLHQDHAGAGDGGVGVRGGGGGGARRYVLACSVFASLNHVLLGYDVGVMSGCIIFIQKDLGINSVQQEILVGCLSFISLLGSLAAGRTSDAVGRKRTIGLAAAVFQAGALIMTLAPSFSVLMAGRLLAGVGIGFGLMVAPVYISEISPASQRGAMASFPEIFISLGILLGYVSNLAFSGLPAHLGWRVMLAAGILPSLSVAYALAVIPESPRWLVMQSRAPEALAVLLKVTETEGEADERLAEIEEAAAMDSGGEKAAVWRELARPSPAVRRMMVVGLGVMFFQQATGIDALVYYSPTIFRDAGITSESALLAATVAVGVSKTAFIVFAIALIDRVGRKPLLYISTAGITACLAALAAALSVPSMASGGVGIAVAIVTVCGFVAFFSVGIGPVNMVLSSEIYPLRLRAQAVALGLAVNRLTSGAVAMSFLSICGAVSVAGAFAAFAAISALSVAFVHWFVPETSGKTLEQIESLFGGGNGGGSEVELGIGDEEHLVHDEG, encoded by the exons ATGGGGCTTcctggcgccgccgcggcggtcGGCACGGCGCCGGGGTTCTTGGGGATGAAGAGCGGCAGCAGGTACGTGCGCATGGACGACGTGCTCCATCAGGatcacgccggcgccggcgacggaggcgtcggcgttcgcggcggcggcggcggcggcgcgaggagaTACGTGCTCGCCTGCTCCGTCTTCGCGTCCCTCAACCACGTCCTCCTCGGCTACG ACGTGGGCGTGATGAGCGgctgcatcatcttcatccaGAAGGACCTGGGCATAAACTCGGTGCAGCAGGAGATCCTCGTGGGCTGCCTCAGCTTCATCTCCCTCCTGGGCAgcctggccgccggccggaCCTCGGACGCCGTCGGCCGGAAGCGCACcatcggcctcgccgccgccgtgttcCAGGCAGGGGCCCTCATCATGACTCTCGCCCCGTCCTTctccgtcctcatggccgggcgtctcctcgccggcgtcggcaTCGGGTTCGGGCTCATGGTTGCCCCCGTCTACATCTCCGAGATCTCCCCAGCGAGTCAACGGGGGGCCATGGCGTCCTTCCCGGAGATCTTCATCAGCCTCGGCATCCTGCTGGGCTACGTCTCCAACCTCGCCTTCTCGGGGCTCCCGGCCCACCTCGGCTGGCGCGTCATGCTCGCCGCCGGGATCCTCCCGTCGCTCTCCGTCGCCTACGCTCTCGCCGTCATCCCCGAGTCGCCGCGGTGGCTCGTGATGCAGAGCAGAGCCCCCGAAGCTCTCGCGGTTCTGTTGAAGGTCACGGAGACGGAGGGGGAGGCCGATGAGAGGCTGGCGGAGatcgaggaggcggccgccatggatTCCGGcggggagaaggcggcggtgtGGAGGGAGCTCGCgcggccgtcgccggcggtcCGGAGGATGATGGTGGTGGGCTTGGGCGTGATGTTCTTCCAGCAGGCCACGGGGATCGACGCGCTGGTGTACTACAGCCCTACCATCTTCCGCGACGCCGGGATCACCTCCGAGAGCGCGCTGCTCGCCGCCACGGTCGCCGTCGGGGTCTCCAAGACGGCGTTCATCGTGTTCGCCATCGCTCTGATCGACCGCGTGGGAAGGAAGCCGCTGCTGTACATTAGCACGGCCGGCATCACGGCGTGCCtggccgcgctcgccgccgcgctctcgGTGCCGTCAATGGCGAGCGGCGGGGTGGGGATCGCGGTGGCCATCGTGACGGTGTGCGGCTTCGTGGCGTTCTTCTCGGTGGGGATCGGGCCGGTGAACATGGTGCTGAGCTCCGAGATCTACCCGCTGCGGCTGCGCGCGCAAGCGGTGGCGCTCGGGCTCGCCGTCAACCGGCTCACCAGCGGCGCCGTCGCCATGTCCTTCCTCTCCATCTGCGGcgccgtctccgtcgccggcgcctTCGCCGCTTTCGCCGCCATCTCGGCCCTCTCCGTGGCGTTTGTCCACTGGTTCGTGCCGGAGACGAGCGGGAAGACGCTGGAGCAGATCGAGTCGCTCTTCGGCGGCGGTAATGGCGGAGGCAGCGAGGTGGAGCTCGGGATCGGCGACGAGGAGCATCTGGTGCACGACGAGGGATGA
- the LOC100825998 gene encoding clathrin light chain 1, with the protein MDSFFADGGSDELQRTASHPFDDDSTSAAAASGGEAEGYSSFAAAGFSSFIDPEAAEFQGEDVDEEIDAESDGGGVPVPVRHVSGGYSPSPFLPDDSDDFGGPVLPPPAEMGREEGAALREWRRRNALELEEKERKEKELRAQIIAEAEEFKIAFYEKRIQTCETNKVHSREREKIFVENQEKFHASADKQYWKSISELIPHEIATIEKRGKKDKDKKPSIAVIQGPKPGKPTDLSRMRQVLVKLKHAPPPHMLQPPPAPVAAAAGAKDAAKDGMPAPANGTKQPAESKETPTNGPVEVEKEQPAASE; encoded by the exons atggactccttcttcgccgacggcGGCTCCGACGAGCTCCAGCGCACGGCGTCCCACCCCTTCGAcgacgactccacctccgccgccgccgcatccggCGGCGAAGCCGAAGGGTACTCGTCCTTCGCGGCCGCCGGGTTCTCCTCCTTCATCGACCCGGAGGCCGCCGAGTTCCAGGGGGAGGACGTGGACGAGGAGATCGACGCGGagtccgacggcggcggcgtcccggTCCCGGTCCGCCACGTCTCCGGGGGTTACTCGCCTTCGCCCTTCCTTCCCGACGACTCGGACGATTTCGGCGGGCCCGTCCTGCCTCCGCCCGCCGAGATGGGCAGGGAGGAAGGCGCCGCCCTCCGCGAGTGGCGCAG GCGGAATGCTTTAGAGCtcgaggaaaaagaaagaaaggagaaggagctgcggGCCCAGATTATTGCAGAAGCTGAAGAGTTCAAGATAGCTTTCTATGAGAAGAGGATACAGACCTGTGAGACAAATAAGGTCCATagcagagaaagagagaag ATTTTCGTAGAAAACCAGGAGAAATTCCATGCTAGTGCAGACAAGCAGTACTGGAAGTCAATCTCGGAGCTCATCCCACATGAAATTGCTACCATTGAGAAGCGGGGCAAGAAAGATAAGGACAAGAAGCCATCCATTGCTGTCATCCAGGGCCCTAAACCTGGCAAGCCCACCGACCTCTCTCGGATGCGTCAGGTCTTAGTGAAGCTGAAGCATGCTCCACCACCGCACATGCTGCAACCTCCACCAGCGCCTGTTGCTGCAGCTGCCGGCGCTAAGGATGCCGCGAAAGACGGCATGCCAGCCCCAGCAAATGGAACCAAGCAACCGGCAGAGAGCAAAGAAACGCCTACCAATGGCCCCGTggaggtggagaaggagcagcCTGCAGCGTCAGAATAA
- the LOC100826311 gene encoding cold-responsive protein kinase 1 encodes MSWCCIPRSRENFPLKRRSREQENSYSHSIGGISAEKNIRLFSYSELRSATDNFNRSNKVGRGGFGTVYKGTIRNRRDVAVKVLSAESRQGTREFLTEIDVISNVKHPNLVELIGCCVEGDHRILVYEYLENSSLDRALLGSNSEPANFTWSIRSAICTGVARGLAYLHEEIASPIVHRDIKASNILMDKNYIPKIGDFGLAKLFPDNITHISTRVAGTTGYLAPEYAWHGQLTKKADIYSFGVLVIEIISGKSGSRSLLADDKLLLEKAWELYEAGNLTELVDPDIRDYPEEEAIRYIKVALFCTQAAAARRPSMPQVLKMLSKPIRINESELTAPGYINEYKSSDSKATASSGSRFKNSAAEESDMFSTVVPQTVTEMSPR; translated from the exons ATGAGCTGGTGTTGTATTCCAAGATCCAGGGAGAATTTTCCTCTGAAAAGAAGATCCAGGGAACAGGAGAATTCTTATTCTCATAGCATTGGCG GCATTTCAGCTGAAAAGAACATAAGGCTATTCTCTTATTCTGAGTTGAGATCAGCAACAGACAACTTCAACCGCAGCAATAAAGTCGGACGAGGTGGCTTTGGGACGGTATATAAg GGAACCATTAGGAACAGACGAGATGTTGCGGTGAAAGTTCTTTCTGCTGAATCCAGACAGGGCACCAGAGAATTTTTGACAGAAATTGATGTTATCAGCAATGTGAAGCATCCTAACCTCGTTGAATTAATTGGCTGTTGCGTCGAAGGAGATCATCGAATTTTGGTGTATGAGTATCTAGAAAACAGCAGCCTTGACCGTGCACTTTTGG GTTCTAACAGTGAACCCGCTAATTTCACTTGGAGCATAAGATCAGCCATATGCACTGGTGTTGCTAGAGGTCTTGCGTACCTTCATGAAGAGATCGCATCACCAATTGTACACAGAGATATCAAGGCTAGCAATATACTCATGGACAAAAATTACATCCCCAAGATTGGGGACTTCGGTCTGGCCAAATTATTTCCTGATAATATTACCCACATCAGTACTCGTGTAGCTGGAACAAC AGGTTATCTTGCGCCTGAATATGCATGGCATGGCCAATTAACCAAGAAAGCAGACATATACAGCTTCGGGGTCCTTGTAATCGAGATCATAAGCGGCAAGAGTGGTTCAAGGAGTCTACTGGCTGATGATAAGCTTCTTCTAGAGAAG GCTTGGGAGCTCTACGAAGCAGGGAACCTCACAGAACTAGTTGATCCAGACATTCGGGATTACCCTGAAGAGGAGGCCATCCGGTACATCAAGGTAGCGCTCTTCTGCACGCAGGCAGCAGCGGCACGGCGACCGTCGATGCCGCAGGTGTTGAAGATGCTTTCCAAGCCCATCCGGATCAACGAGAGCGAGCTAACGGCGCCAGGCTACATCAACGAGTACAAGAGCTCCGATTCCAAGGCAACGGCGTCCAGCGGTTCGAGGTTCAAGAACTCGGCGGCAGAGGAATCGGACATGTTCAGCACGGTCGTGCCGCAGACGGTGACTGAGATGAGCCCAAGGTGA